The Acinetobacter calcoaceticus sequence TGGCCACCCCATCAGCCACTCGACCCAGTTCGGGTTCAATCGCCCACCATTCCCACCCTCTGGCGAAACTGCTGTATTGAGACGGATCTGACGACCCTTCGCTTTGCGCTCGGCTAAGGACTCGTTGCTCCACTTGTTTGCATCGCTCGCAGTCGGGGTTGGAAAGTTTATGACCGCACCCGGTAAACCGTTTCTCGGATGAGAACTTATATTTCCACGCTTGTTCCAATCGGATGCTTTTGGGGTTGGCCACATCTTTACAGTTGATTCCAGACAAGGGCTTTTCCTGCTCCGCTCGGATGGACAATCCATTCTCTTCGCATCCGATGCTTTGGGAGTAGGCAACAATCCAGATTCGGTCACGGATATGGGGCGCTCCAAAGTTAGATGCTGAAAAACGTGCCCATTTCGCGTCATACCCCATTTTGGCAAGGTCACTGATGACTCTTGTAAGTCCTCTGGAAACAAGCATTGGTGAGTTTTCCACGAACACGTATCGAGGTCGAACTTCACTGATAATTCGTGCCATTTCTGACCAAAGCCCAGAGCGTTCACCTTCGATTCCTGCACCTTTTCCTGCTGACGAAATGTCTTGGCACGGAAAGCCGCCAGATATAACGTCAACAATTCCTCGCCATGGTTTTCCGTCAAAAGATGTAATGTCAGACCAAATTGGGAAAGCTTCGAGAATTCCATCATTCTGTCGTTGCGCCAAAACTTGTGCGGCGTAGGCATCACGTTCAACTGCGCAGACTGTGCGCCATCCCAAGAGGTAAGATGCGAGTACTCCGCCACCAGCGCCTGCGAAAAGAGCCAACTCATTCATCTATCCTCCTCTTCATTCATCTGAATGAAAGTGCTACCTAAGTAACGGATCCTTTTAGCCCGATATAAACTTGAGATAATTTGCCCAGCATGGAAAATTGGCATTCTGTGCTGCACAGAAAGTGCATGCATAAACTCATCACGTTTTACTGCTGCATTATTTTCATCACGTTTTTGGTCTCGCAAATTCTGCTTACGTACTTCAAGCAATCCTTCTAAAGTTCTAAGAGCTGGTTCATACCACGATTGAATAATTTGCTGACGCTTCTGCTCTTGCAGATTGTCTTTATTCGTTTGATTTGGTAAATTAGTTTGCATATTCATTGACCTCAAAATTAATGAATCCATAACCACTCCTGTTCGCGCAGGTAGTGGTTTTTTAATATCCGAGCTTTTCTTTTTGCCCACTGATTTCGTCATGAAATAAGTCATCTACCGTTTCAATACGATTCATCCAACTTTTGGACATTACTAAAAGTGCAGCAACTCTTTCTTTATCAATACTTTGATAATCCTTAGGTACAACCTTCAATCCAAGTAAACTCAATAGCTCGCAAAACATTTCAATTTCATTCAAGCCATTGTTTTTCTTGTCAGTTTTAAGCCGAGTTATAGTGCTTGGATCTACACCTAGTTGCTCAGCAATCTCTTTTTGATTGCCCATATCAAGACCATGCAATATGCGAGAAACGTCATTTCTGGCACTTGCAGATAGTTCGACTGATAATTTGCTCATGGTTATTCCTAAGCGGTTAATGTTCCAAGGTTTTTGTTTAAACCCATTTGAGGGCGTAGTTCTATCCAGATATCTTGATAACTATCTGGGAAAAGTTCTTTTCTGGTGGTCAACCCAAGATCTTCGGCAATTACTGCAAGTCTAATTTTTCTATCTAGGGGTATAGCTTTCCATCCACTTACAGATGAAGGAGCAATACCCAGAAGTCTTGCTACCGCTGTGACACCACCCAATACATCAATAAGTTGTGCGTCATTCATAACGTGCTCCTAATTTTCCACCAATTATTAGGTATTCCTTATATTAAATCAATAGGAATACCTAATTTAATTTATGTTAGGATTTCCTAATATTGTAAGGATGGTTTTATGAATACTCTTGCTGAACGCCTTAGATACGCTATGGAAGTTTTACCGCCTAAGAAAATCAAAGGTGTTGATCTTGCTCGCGCTGTTGGAGTTAAACCCCCATCAGTAAGTGACTGGCTATCGGGTAAATCTAAGAGCATGGAGGGAGAAAACCTTCTGCGCACAGCAAAGTATTTGAATGTAAGTGCTACCTGGTTGGCTACAGGTGTAGGAGAGCCAATTGAGGAACAGGATAAAAATAAAAAAAATCCTGTAAATAGTGATAGTGGAGATCAATTCAAAGTTATTGATATCGAAGCTTTCAAAAAGAAGTACAACATTTCCGAGTCAGATGAAGCAGTACTATTCTCAAATATTATTGAAAAGCCATTCACCCCAACTTTAAAGCGATGGGTTCCAGTAAAAGCTTATTCAAAGATGGGGATGGATGGATACTTCGTTGACATGGGTTTTGAAGGAAATGGCGGTGATGGTTATATTCCCACTCATACAGCTGGTACAAAAGCATATGCAGTAAAAGGAACTGGTGATTCAATGTTTCCTGCTATTCGTAATGGCTGGTATGTAGTATGTGATCCTGATGCAGAACTGGTGCCTATGGAGTTTGTTCAGGTTTGCCTTAAAGATGGGCGATGCACAATTAAAGAGTTTATTGGTATTCAAAACGATGTATTAAGCTTAATAGCAGTGAATGGTGGTGAACGTCTCACATTTAATATGAATGAGGTTGAAAGCATTACAGCTATCACAGACATTGTGCCACCTAGTCAACATAAAAATGAACACCCCAATGGCTACTATAATGATTGATGGATTTTTCCACTCTAAATTCCAACAAAATCAACATGTCAATAATTGTGGTTGTGGTAGCTCATAATTGATTATTTAAGTATTAAATTCCAAGGAAAACTAATGATCGCAACACTTAATAAATCCAAAACTACACTAACGATTAATCGTCAAGAGTTTAAATTGGCCTTAGGTAAAATTGGTGCAGGAATTGATAAACAAATTGCCTCTCTTAAGAAAGCCAAGCAAAACTATGACGCTTCTGAAATAGCACGCGAGGTTATTAACGAAGCCAATATTTTTGAAGCTATTATTGAAGGTTTTAACGAAGCTGAAGAAACTAATCTAAAGCTAGCCGATATAACCAATCTTGAAGTAGCTCAAGAATGGATTGATGAGTTTTTGGAAAAGTATTCTGGGTTATGATGCGATTGAGATAGTGAAGCAATGAAAGAAATGATCTTCAAAAACACATACAAAAATCCTTTTACTATTATTTGTATTTATTAGATTTAATCACCACCCTAATTAACATAATTATTGATCAAAATATGAAAAAAATTGAAGTTAATTCCCGCAATATCAGCCATGTTCTTTACCAACACTTCTTATTGACAGTAGTGCTTAGAACTGGTGAAAGGTTTATTTATAGACTTCTTGAAGCAAGCACATTTAAAGAATTTATTGATTCAGAAGACAAAGATAAATTTTATAGAAGCCATATTGAAGCTAATAAGAAATTTAAGCGGATTCAGCTTTTTGTGTAATTGAAACCACGAACAGACACAGTCTTTTTCAACCCACCCTCATGGTGGGTTTTCTTTTGTCTATAAAATCCTAAAAATTAGGTTTATCTAATTTTATTAGGAATACCTATTGACATATTAATTAGGTTTACCTAATATTTATCTCACAGACAACAAAAAAGCACACCGACTCTCTGACCTTTCGATGTGCTTTGCAAACTTTGCGAGATAAGTATGAAACAAAACACTATCCCTAGTCAAACGACTGCACGCTTATATCAACACCCAACTGTTGAAGAACAGCGCCCTTCTCGTTTTGCCACTTTCAAAGCTAATTCAATCGACTTTCTAAAGTTTATTGCCCTTTCATTCGTTCTTTGGGTGATTGCTGTAGCTGCAGCAACTTGGATGATGGGAGGCTAATCATGTCTAACTTCAAAAAGCATCCTGACGGCTATAAGTCTTATTTAGGTCTTGACCGCTTAACGAGCCTCTACTCCGTTCGCATCGGCTGGCTGGTATATGCATCAAATGCTAATGGCTCAGTGCTTTACAAAGTTAAGGACTCAATTAAAACGCCTTTAGACGTTGAAAAGTTCAAATCCGACTATCCAAAAGTGTGGGAAGTACTCACTCAAGAAATTGATTTTCAGCGTAGAAAGCAGCTCGCTATAAAGCTACTTGAAACAAATATCTCTTCACATGACCGCAAAACGTATAAGCAAAAACGCGGCTTTACTGGTTCAAGATAAGGATAAGAAAAATGACAGTTTTCTTTAAAAAAGCAGAACGTAAAAATGCGAAATTGCGTTTAGCAATTGCAGGGCCTACTGGCTCAGGTAAAACCTTTACTGCGCTATTACTAGCTAAAGGTATAGGTGGTCGTATTGCTGTCGCTGACACTGAAAATAGTAGCGCCGAACTTTATGAAGATTTGGTGGAATTTGAACATGCCAATATTCAACCTCCATACACACCTGAAAAATTCATTCAGGTAATTAAAGCTGCTGAGCAAGCAAATTTTGACACCCTTATTTTAGACAGTATTACTCATGAATGGTCTGGTGTTGGCGGTTGTCTTGAGATTGTTGACCAATTAGCTTCTAACTCATTTAAAGGTAACTCTTGGGGTGCATGGAGCCAAGTAACTCCCCGCCACCGAAAGTTCATTGATGCAATGTTGCAGTCAAGCATCAACATCATCGTGACCATGCGCTCAAAAATGGAAACCATACAGACCAACGATAACGGCAAAAAGAAAGTTGAAAAAGTTGGTATGAAGGCTGAACAGCGCGATGGTATTGAATATGAATTTACTACTGTTTTAGACCTAACACATGACAATGTTGCGATGGCAACTAAGGACCGTTCCCGCCTGTTCCTAGATCCTCGTCAATTGGGTGAACATGACGGCATTTTATTAAAACAATGGCTACTCTCAGGATCTGCTAATGCATGTATCAATGGAAATCAGTATTTAGAACTTGAGCATTTAATGCATCAAGCGGGAATTGATATTGAAAATTATTGTGCAAAGCGTGGTCTAAATAGTCTTCACGATGTGAAACAGCAAATATTTGAAGAGACGTGTGAAAGTATTAAAAAAATTATTCAACGTACTGAACAAGCTCAACAAGCAAATGAGCAGCAGCTCAAGGATCAGCAAGAAAAGACTTTAGAAACTGAGTACCAACTAGCTCTCAATCACATTGAAGTAGCTAAATCTATTAATGACTTAGATTACCCAGCTAAGTATTTCAAGGGTACTAAGTACGAACAAAACATTCTAAATGCATGCACAGCAAAAAAGGACATGGAGGGTTGGAGCGCTTAAGTACCTACATCTTTAGGTATGTTGCCAAACTACATGGCAACGGCACTCTAAGGGGTCGTATTGAAGCGACCTCTGCCCTCCACGCCAAACAACGTGTTATGCAGAGTAATGAGCTTATTAAAGATGCTCATATCTCTTTACTCAAGAATCAGGCTTCAGCACGTAAAAATGATTTTGAGGGAATAAAACAATGAAAGAAGCACTCTACGGAACAAATATTTTATGGTTTTTAATTTATGTGTATTGGTGAGGTAATCTAAATGAAATGTATTGATAAAAAAGCTGAGATTGAAAAGTTCAACGCTGCTAATGATGATGCAGAGTTTTCACCAGAATCTCTTGCGGCCATACTTGATGTGTCGACCTCTTGGCTGCAAAAAAAGCGTTGTGAAGGTGGTGGTATTCCATTTTCTAAAGTTCACTACAGAAAAATATTCTATAAAAAATCCGATGTGTTAGCCTATATAGAACGACATCGCATCCAATCAACATCACAAATGGCGGTTTAACCGCCTTTTTTATTGTAAAAATTTAGTAGGCAAACAATAGGCTAAAAACTCATAAAAATAGGCAAATTAAGAGAAATAGGCAGATAGTAGGCAAATAAAGTATATT is a genomic window containing:
- a CDS encoding Cro/CI family transcriptional regulator, with translation MNDAQLIDVLGGVTAVARLLGIAPSSVSGWKAIPLDRKIRLAVIAEDLGLTTRKELFPDSYQDIWIELRPQMGLNKNLGTLTA
- a CDS encoding ATP-binding protein, with translation MTVFFKKAERKNAKLRLAIAGPTGSGKTFTALLLAKGIGGRIAVADTENSSAELYEDLVEFEHANIQPPYTPEKFIQVIKAAEQANFDTLILDSITHEWSGVGGCLEIVDQLASNSFKGNSWGAWSQVTPRHRKFIDAMLQSSINIIVTMRSKMETIQTNDNGKKKVEKVGMKAEQRDGIEYEFTTVLDLTHDNVAMATKDRSRLFLDPRQLGEHDGILLKQWLLSGSANACINGNQYLELEHLMHQAGIDIENYCAKRGLNSLHDVKQQIFEETCESIKKIIQRTEQAQQANEQQLKDQQEKTLETEYQLALNHIEVAKSINDLDYPAKYFKGTKYEQNILNACTAKKDMEGWSA
- a CDS encoding S24 family peptidase; translation: MNTLAERLRYAMEVLPPKKIKGVDLARAVGVKPPSVSDWLSGKSKSMEGENLLRTAKYLNVSATWLATGVGEPIEEQDKNKKNPVNSDSGDQFKVIDIEAFKKKYNISESDEAVLFSNIIEKPFTPTLKRWVPVKAYSKMGMDGYFVDMGFEGNGGDGYIPTHTAGTKAYAVKGTGDSMFPAIRNGWYVVCDPDAELVPMEFVQVCLKDGRCTIKEFIGIQNDVLSLIAVNGGERLTFNMNEVESITAITDIVPPSQHKNEHPNGYYND
- a CDS encoding KTSC domain-containing protein, which gives rise to MKKIEVNSRNISHVLYQHFLLTVVLRTGERFIYRLLEASTFKEFIDSEDKDKFYRSHIEANKKFKRIQLFV
- a CDS encoding helix-turn-helix domain-containing protein, coding for MKCIDKKAEIEKFNAANDDAEFSPESLAAILDVSTSWLQKKRCEGGGIPFSKVHYRKIFYKKSDVLAYIERHRIQSTSQMAV
- a CDS encoding DNA cytosine methyltransferase, with the translated sequence MNELALFAGAGGGVLASYLLGWRTVCAVERDAYAAQVLAQRQNDGILEAFPIWSDITSFDGKPWRGIVDVISGGFPCQDISSAGKGAGIEGERSGLWSEMARIISEVRPRYVFVENSPMLVSRGLTRVISDLAKMGYDAKWARFSASNFGAPHIRDRIWIVAYSQSIGCEENGLSIRAEQEKPLSGINCKDVANPKSIRLEQAWKYKFSSEKRFTGCGHKLSNPDCERCKQVEQRVLSRAQSEGSSDPSQYSSFARGWEWWAIEPELGRVADGVANRVDRLKAIGNGQVSIVATSAYEYLGEGL
- a CDS encoding helix-turn-helix domain-containing protein — encoded protein: MSKLSVELSASARNDVSRILHGLDMGNQKEIAEQLGVDPSTITRLKTDKKNNGLNEIEMFCELLSLLGLKVVPKDYQSIDKERVAALLVMSKSWMNRIETVDDLFHDEISGQKEKLGY